TTAGAAATGCCAGCGCCGATTTCTGCCAGcgccggacgactgtgtgatcacgctctccgacgtgagtaagacttttaaacaggtcaacatacacaaggctgcggggccagacggattaccaggacgtgtgctccgggcatgtgctgacaaactggcaggtgtcttcactgacattttcaacatgtccttgattgagtctgtaaaaccaacatgtttcatgcagaccaccacagtccctgtgcccaagaacacaaaggcaacctgcctaaatgactacagacccgtagcactcacatccgtagccatgaagtgctttgaaaggctggtaatggctcacatcaacaccattatcccagaaaccctagacccactccaatttgcataccgcccaaacagatccacagatgatgcaatctctattgcactccacactgccctttcccacctggacagaagAAACACCTACaggtatgtgagaatgctgttcattgactacagctcagcgttcaacaccatagtgccctcaaagctcatcactaagctacggatcctgggactaaacacctccctctgcaactggatcctggacttcctgacgggccgctcccaggtgttgagggtaggtagcaacacacctgccacactgatcctcaacactggagctccccaggggtttgtgctcagtcccctcctgtactccctgttcacccacaactgcatggccaggcacgactccaacaccatcattaagtttgctgacgatccaacagtggtaggcctaatcaccgacaacgacgagacagcctatagggaggaggtcagagacctggccgggtggtgccagaataacaacctatccctcaacgtaaccaagactaaggagatgattgtggactacaggaaaaggagcaccgagcacgtccccattctcatcgatggggctgtagtggagcaggttgagagcttcaaattccttggtgtccacatcaacaacaaactagattggtccaaacacaccaatacagtcgggaagagggcacgataaagcctattccccttcaggaaactaaaaagatttggcatgggtcctgagatcctcaaaaggttctacagctgcaacatcgagagcatcctgactggttgcatcactgcctggtacggcaattgcacggcctccgaccgcaaggcactacagagggtagttcgtacggcccagtacatcactggggcaaagctgcctgccatccaggacctctacaccaggcagtgtcagaggaaggccctaaaaattgtcaaagaccccagccaccccagtcatagactgttctctctactaccgcatggcaagcggtaccggagtgccaggtctaggacaaaaaggcttctcaacagtttttacccccaagccataagactcctgaacaggtaaccaaatggttacccggactatttgcattatgTGCGCcattttttcaaatgtctttttactgttcttttatttctttacttacctacacacacacacataccttttttccccgcaccattggttagagcctgtaagtaagcatttcactgtaaggtcaactacacctgttgtattcggcgcacgtgacaaatacattttgatttgatttggtcccAGTCTGCCCCTGCACGCACACACTTCGAACAATTACATGTATTCTGAATGAAACTTATTGAATGCCAATATTGTGTAGTATACCTTGATTAATGGTGACCTGTATAGGTGTCTGGCCTACTAATTTACTTCAGAGATAATGTGTTTGctttttaggatgatattgttAAAAATGCTTGTGAAAGAAtaacatacattttaaaaacaaaattGCAAGACTGGAGGCATTTTTTTTATACTTAAAGGAGGCGAGTTTTGTTCAGGAGCAGGGTAAGAGCCATATACCGTATATGGTAGGAGCAgggaaacacattgaactgtaGATGACAGCAATGCGCCTGGTTTAACCTGCTGGTTTCCTTTTTTTTCCCGAAGAAGGATCGAAACGTCATTTCCTTATTCAGGATGAAGAACCAGagatacttttgaggagatgggaaatTCTATTGAAATCAATTAACCGCGCGGTGCATTTTGGGCGATATCACTCCTCACGGAGTAAATGGGACTTAATTGGGCGCTAGTTCAAAAAACATGAATTAGCATGAATTGCGTGAGCAACAGGTACAAGATTACAAATATTTTTTCGAGATATGAGATAATTAACTTGTTCTTTATAATATCGTGTAGCTTTGAAATTACGTTATTTTGAAGAAAATAGGCAAGTTTCTCGACTCAAACTCTTGACTTTTAGAACGGATTTTTTGACGAATAGTGTAGCAAATGCGTGACGCAGTAGAACAACCTGAACGCGATTGGTCAACAGTCTGCTGGGCGGAGCGTTATACGTTGCTCTATTCATTCCCGGCTGAGTTTCTTCTCTTCCTTTTCTAATATCTCTGGAACAACGCAAAGCAGAATTTGCTCTACAGCTCTCGTAAAATCCTTGTCATTTAGCAAGAAATCTGTTCATTAGTGACATTAACTTTATTTGGCTTAAGATAACACATCTTAACGGTTTCATTATCGTGTCTAATTCAGGAAACGAAAAAAGGAGACTGTTTGTCGTCGTAAACGTGTTGCTAACTAAGATTATTGCTCGTCAAGTCCGACATCTGACTGTCTGAATTACTGCTGCTGTCAAAGACTGAAACTCTGGGCTGCTGTCATGGATCAAATAGGGATCACTGCAGAAGGACCAAAGGTGAGTTGGTTTGCTAATTTAGCTAATCAGTCCGACATTCTTGACATGTAATATGGCCCTGGTCGTGGCGAAAACCGAGCCTTAAAAGGCTCGTCTTGGGGAGGACAGATTAACGTGACCTAAATTAGTTTTAAATAACGTTACAGACATACATTAATCGATCTACTGTAGCGCTAATTCACATTTGTATCCATCAACAGCCAACTCTGATAGCGACTAACAGTTAGCCAAAAGGCTAACGTGCTTCAAACGTTGGCTAATTCTGAATAAGTAACTAAcatattagctagcaagctatatTAATGTTAGACAAGTCGCGGCATGTCCCTGGCCTGGCTTTTTTGATTGACAGGATGGCTAACGTGTGTATAGTTAGCTTAGAATGTCAACTAATTGGTTAACTACTGCTTTATTCAAGTAGTTATTCAAGCACATAACGAGTACATCGATATGTTACCAAAGGGAAGCATCATGTTGGACTGTATTTCTGTTTGCTAATTTGAATGTATGGTCTTTCAGAGTCCATGGGGCGCCACCACTACCAAGGTGGTGTCACCCTGCTCCCTCGCTGACGTCATGAGCGAGCAGCTGGCCAAGCAACTGGATGAGGAAAGCAGTGCTTTCCCCGATTCCCCAGAGTAAGTGCCATAATAATAATACCATCAATATGCCAATCCCTTACACCACCGGTCTGTGTTGTTGATTCACTTtaaccaatctgtaaatagcacacccaactacctcatccccatattattacttatgctaaattgtaattatttcgcctctggcctatttattgcctacctccctactcttctacatttgcccacaatgtacatagatttttcaattgtgttattgactgtatgtttgtttatgtgtaactgttgtttttgtctcactgctttgctttatcttggccaggtcgcagttgtaaatgagaacttgttctcaactgacctaccaggttaaataaaggtgaaataataaaataaaaacttgaaaGGACCTGTTCACCCTCTTGTCTAGCGTAGGCACTGGTGTAGGCACTTCAGTGTCAATTGAAACTAGCACCACACTCACATTAGGTTATTGTGGGGGTGTGGGACGGCATGTTCATGTCCAATATCCTATGTGTTCTAGTGCCAATGCTGCTCTGGATGCCGGTGAGGAGCCAGAAACGGACTGTGATCTGATGCTGGCTCAGATGCTACAGATGCAGTTTGACAAGGAGTTTGACACCCAGCTGCGCACGgaagaaaaaaaattaaatggGGATAGCAAACGTAAGCCTATGAACAAGTCTGGTATTGGAACAATACAAGGGGCGTTTTCATTAGATACTGAACGGAATATAACAGACTGAAACGGGGAGAGAACACCTGGACCGCTCATTTTAGTTTTCCGTATCAAAACATTTTCAAGTGTTTTGTACCCTAGTAAACATGACCAGGTTTCTAGAATGTGTAAAAAACAAGAATGAACTGTAGTGGAATTCTGAATAATTTGAGAGATAATTGGTCTTTACTGTTGCAGTGTCCATCTCCTTTGAGAACTATCGCATGGTGCACCCTTACGAGGACAGCGACAGCTCCGAGGATGAAGTTGATTGGCAAGACACTCGCCACGACCCCTACAAAGCCGGTAACGTCCATCCCTTTATAATTTTACCCCTATATCAGTATTGATGCTAGGCCCAATACATCTACTTTATACTTGTAACAGGTCAACATCTTGCTGCATAAAATATTGGTTGCTGTTGATTGGTGGTTGTTTTATGTTAAAGCAATAGTCAAACTTACTACATcaaccttttttcaatttttttttctaAATGTGTTCCAGATAAGCCCACGACAACTCCAAGAAAAGGCTTTACTGGGAAAGGCAAGAACATCACTACTAAGCACGATGAGGTTGTGTGTGGCAGGAAGAATACTGCACGCATGGACAATGTAAGAGTGATAACATGTTCACCTTTTGCCTTGGTTCAGCGTTATTCTATAGATAGACACATGGGGGAAATTGTATGAGTAGTAATTAGCATCATTAGCATTTGTCTCCATTTAGCGTTGAAATATGTGGCTTAATTTGTGTACACACTAATGTGAACATATCCCAAACTGTCAGCCTTTTTGTaaatctccctctctgtcttgtcCTCCCAGTTTGCCCCAGAGATCAATGTGGGAGATGGGCTTGGCATGGACCTGAAGCTCTCTAACCAGGTGTACAACTCCCTGAAGCAACACTGCTACTCCGAGCAGCGTCGCAGTGCTCGACTGCATGACAAAAAGGAGCACTCCACTGCTGTGAGTCTATGCAAAAGGAGGAATTGACAATACAAAAAATAACTTGAAAATGACAACAAAATGGCCTCATGCCATGTTCAGATCTGTATAGTAttttaatatattttaattccatcATGATTATCCACTTCTGCTTTATTTTCTGTCCTTTTCTCCCTTTTTTCATTCACAGGAACAAGCAGTGGACCCAAGGACCCGTCTGCTCATGTACAAAATGGTGAACGCAGGCGTTCTGGAGAACATCAACGGCTGCATCAGCACTGGAAAGGAGTCTGTGGTGTTCCACGCAGATGGGGGAAGGTGAGGGTGACATCATGACAAGTTGTGTCGCAAGAACCCACACCTTGAATTGACTGACCCAAGGCGATTATCACCTGGCCTGATGAGTCAGATCAGGAACTTTCATTGCCTGAAGTTATGTCATGACATTTACATTGTCATGATTGACAGAGACACTATAGCAGTAGATTAATTTGCCATAGTTGTAGTATTTGTTTAAACGTTTTTGTGTAGAACTGCCCCCCTAAATGTCTCTGTTAATTAAGTTGTAGTTGGTTTCTAAGGTTTTCCAATACTGTTGTTTTTTCCcccagcatggaggagaaggCTGTCCCAGATGAGTGTGTACTCAAGGTCT
This region of Salvelinus alpinus chromosome 8, SLU_Salpinus.1, whole genome shotgun sequence genomic DNA includes:
- the riok3 gene encoding serine/threonine-protein kinase RIO3, which produces MDQIGITAEGPKSPWGATTTKVVSPCSLADVMSEQLAKQLDEESSAFPDSPDANAALDAGEEPETDCDLMLAQMLQMQFDKEFDTQLRTEEKKLNGDSKLSISFENYRMVHPYEDSDSSEDEVDWQDTRHDPYKADKPTTTPRKGFTGKGKNITTKHDEVVCGRKNTARMDNFAPEINVGDGLGMDLKLSNQVYNSLKQHCYSEQRRSARLHDKKEHSTAEQAVDPRTRLLMYKMVNAGVLENINGCISTGKESVVFHADGGSMEEKAVPDECVLKVFKTTLNEFKNRDKYIKDDYRFKERFSKLNPRKIIHLWAEKEMHNLARMKKADIPCPEVVLLKKHILVMSFIGKDHVPAPKLKEAMLGSEDMNRAYYQVLHMMQQLYQECNLVHADLSEYNMLWHQGKVWLIDVSQSIEPNHPHGLEFLFRDCRNVATFFQKGGVSEAMNVYELFNVVSGLQLSGDSEAEFLAQIEALEKMNEDHVQRRGKRTYSSSTSDGGPPLLHHEDD